One stretch of Tepidibacter hydrothermalis DNA includes these proteins:
- a CDS encoding dihydroorotate dehydrogenase electron transfer subunit — protein sequence MCVTKKKVIAKILKNEILVDNVYKMVVKSEELIFDFKPGQFVNLYSKDKSMLLPRPISVCEIDEENKEITLVFMVVGKGTEEFSRLRENDEVYLMAFLGNGFDLECEGENIIVGGGVGTPPLLELAKRLKGNNKIFLGFRKDVYLIDEFKKYGEVYVATEDGEHGEKGNVIDLMNKYVEKADRIYSCGPKGMLKAVKEYAANNKIEAYLSLEERMGCGFGACVGCAVKIKEDNDKGYKNKKVCVDGPVFKACEVMFDE from the coding sequence ATGTGCGTAACTAAGAAAAAGGTGATAGCTAAGATATTAAAAAATGAAATTTTAGTGGATAATGTGTATAAGATGGTAGTTAAATCAGAAGAGTTAATATTCGATTTTAAGCCAGGCCAGTTTGTGAATCTATATAGCAAAGATAAATCTATGTTACTTCCAAGACCTATAAGTGTATGTGAGATAGATGAAGAAAATAAAGAAATAACACTAGTATTTATGGTAGTAGGAAAAGGTACTGAAGAGTTCTCTAGACTTAGAGAAAATGATGAGGTTTACTTGATGGCATTTTTAGGAAATGGATTCGATCTAGAGTGTGAAGGTGAAAATATAATAGTTGGAGGAGGAGTTGGAACTCCTCCTCTCCTAGAACTTGCTAAGAGATTAAAAGGAAATAATAAGATATTTTTAGGATTTAGAAAAGATGTTTATTTAATAGATGAGTTTAAAAAGTACGGAGAAGTTTACGTAGCAACTGAAGACGGGGAACATGGAGAAAAAGGAAATGTTATAGATTTAATGAATAAGTATGTAGAAAAAGCAGATAGAATATATTCTTGTGGACCTAAAGGGATGTTAAAGGCTGTAAAAGAGTATGCAGCTAATAATAAAATAGAGGCATATCTATCTCTTGAAGAGAGAATGGGATGTGGATTTGGAGCATGTGTCGGATGCGCTGTTAAGATAAAGGAAGATAATGATAAAGGATATAAGAATAAAAAGGTTTGTGTAGATGGACCTGTATTTAAAGCTTGTGAGGTGATGTTTGATGAGTAA
- the carB gene encoding carbamoyl-phosphate synthase large subunit — protein sequence MPRRDDIKKVLVIGSGPIVIGQAAEFDYSGTQACQTLREEGIETVLINSNPATIMTDKEIADKVYIEPLTLEFVEKVIIKEKPDSLIAGMGGQTGLNLAVELHDSGILKKHNIKVIGTSIKSIKDGEDRESFKKIMEDINQPLVQSEIVTTMEDGIKFASKIGYPVVVRPAYTLGGAGGGIAENKEELEEILASGLQLSRVGQVLLEKSIKGWKEIEYEVMRDSKGNCITVCNMENIDPVGVHTGDSIVVAPSQTLTDVEYQMLRKASIDIINTIGIEGGCNVQLALNPDSFDYIVIEINPRVSRSSALASKATGYPIAKVATKIAIGYTLDEIENAVTKKTKACFEPTLDYCVVKIPKWPFDKFRRAKRTLGTKMMATGEVMAIGNNFESAFLKAIRSLEIGQYSLEHKASSDRSIEELKRRVQIPDDERIFDLAEMIRRNYKLDMICKITGMDKFFVNKINNIVDEEEKLKKSNLEDITKDWMRELKMKGFSDKAIADFTNSSPKDVCNLRKLYKIEAVYKMVDTCAGEFDAVSPYYYSTYDEHDEVEVSDKKKVIVIGSGPIRIGQGIEFDYCSVHSILALKKQNIETIIVNNNPETVSTDFDTADKLYFEPLTEEDVLNIIQKEKPYGVILQFGGQTAIKLAKFLDDMNVNVLGTKPEQIDEAEDREKFDEIMEKLQINRPKGKAVWSVDEGIKEASNLGYPLLVRPSYVLGGQGMEITHNEKELKGYLENSFDRDPKNPVLIDMYLTGKEIEVDAICDGKDILIPGIMEHLERAGVHSGDSISIYPSQNISDDIKKQISVKTREIAKELKIIGMINIQYIEFKGELYIIEVNPRSSRTVPYISKVAGVPMIELATRAMLGEKIQDMGFGTGIYKESKKISVKVPVFSTQKLPEVEVSLGPEMRSTGEVLGIGETFVEALYKGLIAAGINIPNQKSTILATIKPSDKKEFVDIAKRFDNKGCKFIATSRTADELEKNSINVERAKKIGEGEPNILDVIRSGKVDMLINTPTKANDSTRDGFRMRRAAIETTVPVFTSLDTVKGILDIMESDIKAENMSVYNMGIE from the coding sequence ATGCCAAGAAGAGATGATATTAAAAAAGTATTAGTTATAGGATCAGGACCAATAGTAATAGGTCAAGCAGCGGAGTTTGATTATTCAGGAACACAGGCTTGTCAAACATTAAGAGAAGAGGGAATAGAGACAGTACTTATAAATTCTAACCCTGCAACTATAATGACAGATAAAGAAATAGCGGATAAAGTTTATATAGAGCCACTTACTTTAGAATTTGTAGAAAAAGTTATAATAAAGGAAAAACCAGATAGTTTAATAGCAGGTATGGGAGGTCAAACAGGACTTAACTTAGCGGTTGAACTTCATGATAGTGGAATTTTAAAAAAGCATAATATAAAGGTTATAGGAACTTCTATAAAATCAATTAAAGATGGAGAAGACAGAGAATCATTCAAAAAAATAATGGAAGATATAAACCAGCCACTAGTTCAAAGTGAGATAGTGACAACTATGGAGGACGGAATAAAGTTTGCATCAAAAATTGGATATCCAGTGGTTGTAAGACCTGCATATACATTAGGTGGTGCAGGTGGTGGAATAGCTGAAAATAAAGAAGAATTGGAAGAGATTCTTGCAAGTGGACTTCAGCTAAGCCGTGTAGGACAGGTACTTTTAGAGAAAAGCATAAAAGGTTGGAAAGAGATAGAGTATGAGGTAATGAGAGATAGCAAGGGAAATTGTATAACAGTATGTAATATGGAAAATATAGACCCTGTTGGAGTACATACAGGAGATTCAATAGTTGTAGCACCATCTCAAACTCTTACAGATGTTGAGTATCAGATGCTTAGAAAGGCATCTATAGACATAATAAATACTATAGGAATAGAGGGCGGATGTAACGTTCAGTTAGCACTTAATCCAGATAGCTTTGATTATATAGTAATAGAGATAAATCCAAGAGTTAGCCGTTCATCAGCTCTAGCTTCAAAAGCTACAGGTTATCCGATAGCAAAGGTTGCAACTAAAATAGCTATAGGATACACACTTGATGAGATAGAAAATGCTGTAACTAAAAAAACTAAGGCGTGTTTTGAGCCAACACTTGATTATTGTGTAGTAAAAATTCCTAAATGGCCATTTGATAAATTTAGAAGAGCTAAGAGAACTCTTGGAACAAAGATGATGGCAACAGGAGAAGTAATGGCAATTGGAAACAATTTTGAATCGGCATTTTTAAAGGCTATAAGATCTCTTGAGATAGGTCAATACAGCTTAGAACACAAGGCATCTTCTGATAGAAGTATTGAAGAATTAAAAAGAAGAGTTCAAATACCTGATGATGAAAGAATATTTGACTTAGCTGAAATGATAAGAAGAAATTATAAGTTAGATATGATATGTAAGATAACTGGAATGGATAAATTCTTTGTAAATAAGATAAATAATATAGTTGATGAGGAAGAAAAACTAAAGAAATCAAATCTAGAGGATATAACTAAGGATTGGATGAGAGAACTTAAAATGAAAGGTTTCTCTGATAAAGCAATAGCTGATTTTACAAACTCATCACCTAAGGATGTATGCAATCTTAGAAAATTATATAAAATAGAAGCTGTGTATAAGATGGTTGATACTTGTGCAGGAGAGTTTGACGCTGTATCTCCATATTATTACTCAACTTATGATGAGCATGATGAGGTTGAAGTATCAGATAAGAAGAAAGTAATAGTTATAGGGTCAGGACCTATAAGAATAGGACAGGGGATAGAGTTTGACTACTGTTCAGTTCACTCAATACTAGCTCTTAAAAAGCAGAATATAGAAACTATAATAGTTAACAATAATCCAGAGACAGTTAGTACAGATTTTGATACAGCTGATAAATTATACTTTGAACCACTTACAGAGGAAGATGTACTAAATATTATACAAAAAGAAAAACCTTACGGAGTAATACTTCAATTCGGAGGGCAAACAGCTATAAAGCTTGCTAAGTTCCTAGATGATATGAATGTAAATGTACTTGGAACTAAGCCTGAGCAAATAGATGAGGCAGAGGATAGAGAAAAATTTGATGAAATAATGGAAAAACTTCAAATAAATAGACCAAAGGGAAAGGCTGTATGGTCTGTAGATGAGGGGATAAAAGAGGCTTCAAATCTAGGATATCCATTGTTAGTTAGACCATCTTATGTACTAGGCGGACAAGGTATGGAGATAACTCACAATGAGAAAGAGCTAAAGGGATATCTTGAAAATTCATTTGATAGAGATCCTAAAAATCCAGTATTAATAGATATGTATTTGACTGGAAAAGAGATAGAAGTAGATGCAATATGTGACGGAAAGGATATATTAATACCTGGAATAATGGAACATCTTGAAAGAGCTGGAGTTCACTCAGGGGACTCAATATCTATATATCCAAGTCAAAATATAAGTGATGATATTAAAAAACAAATATCTGTAAAGACAAGAGAAATAGCAAAAGAACTTAAGATAATTGGAATGATAAACATACAATATATAGAGTTCAAAGGGGAATTATATATCATAGAGGTAAATCCAAGATCATCAAGAACGGTACCTTATATTAGTAAAGTTGCAGGAGTTCCTATGATAGAACTTGCAACTAGAGCTATGCTTGGAGAAAAAATTCAAGATATGGGATTTGGAACAGGGATTTATAAGGAATCTAAAAAAATATCTGTAAAGGTTCCGGTATTCTCAACTCAAAAACTTCCAGAGGTTGAAGTAAGTCTTGGACCTGAAATGAGATCAACTGGAGAAGTATTGGGAATAGGGGAAACCTTTGTAGAAGCTTTATACAAGGGACTTATAGCGGCTGGAATAAATATACCAAACCAAAAATCTACAATACTTGCAACTATAAAACCGAGTGATAAAAAAGAGTTTGTAGATATAGCTAAGCGTTTTGATAATAAGGGATGTAAATTTATAGCAACTAGCAGAACAGCTGATGAGCTTGAAAAAAATTCAATAAATGTTGAAAGAGCTAAGAAGATAGGAGAGGGAGAACCTAATATCTTAGATGTTATTAGAAGTGGAAAAGTGGATATGTTGATAAATACTCCAACTAAAGCAAATGATTCAACTCGTGATGGATTTAGAATGAGAAGAGCTGCTATAGAGACTACAGTTCCAGTGTTTACATCACTTGATACTGTAAAAGGGATACTAGATATAATGGAATCTGATATAAAAGCAGAGAATATGAGTGTGTATAATATGGGAATAGAGTAG
- the carA gene encoding glutamine-hydrolyzing carbamoyl-phosphate synthase small subunit, with product MKGYLILENNVVLEGKLFGYTQETVGEVVFNTGMTGYQEVLTDPSYYGQIVTMTYPLIGNYGINIDDYESKSPKVRGFVVREKCDMPSNFRCEFNLDDYLKQNKIVAIEGIDTRYLTKMIRNQGTLRGIITNRKLNEEQLQNTINSFSNVDAVEKVTTKEVVNHCDGEGLNIAAIDFGIKANIIRSFKKRGCNITVYPAFVGAKEILDKNYDGVFLSNGPGDPKDLVSVIEEIKKMMGKIPITGICLGHQLLALALEGDTEKLKFGHRGCNHPVKDLQTGKVIITSQNHGYVVREETLPENVKITHVNMNDNTVEGMRIDDMNIYSIQFHPEACPGPYDAAPIFDEFIDVYMKAKTESV from the coding sequence ATGAAAGGTTATTTAATTTTAGAAAACAATGTTGTACTTGAAGGAAAGTTATTTGGATATACACAAGAAACTGTAGGAGAGGTAGTATTTAATACTGGAATGACTGGATACCAAGAGGTTCTAACTGATCCATCTTATTACGGACAGATAGTAACAATGACGTATCCTTTAATTGGAAACTACGGAATAAATATAGATGATTATGAGTCAAAATCACCAAAGGTTAGAGGGTTTGTTGTTAGAGAAAAATGTGATATGCCATCAAATTTTAGATGTGAATTCAATTTAGATGATTATCTTAAGCAAAATAAGATTGTTGCGATAGAAGGAATAGATACTAGATATTTAACTAAAATGATTAGAAATCAAGGGACTTTAAGAGGTATTATAACTAATAGAAAATTAAATGAAGAGCAGTTACAAAATACTATAAATTCATTTTCTAATGTTGATGCAGTTGAGAAAGTAACTACTAAAGAAGTAGTTAATCATTGTGACGGTGAGGGGCTTAATATAGCAGCTATAGACTTTGGAATAAAGGCTAATATAATAAGATCTTTCAAAAAAAGAGGTTGTAATATAACAGTATATCCTGCTTTTGTAGGAGCTAAAGAAATACTTGATAAGAATTATGATGGAGTATTTTTATCTAACGGCCCTGGAGATCCAAAGGATTTGGTAAGTGTTATAGAAGAGATAAAGAAGATGATGGGAAAAATACCTATAACGGGAATATGTCTTGGACATCAACTCTTGGCATTGGCACTTGAAGGAGATACTGAAAAACTTAAGTTTGGACATAGAGGATGTAACCACCCTGTAAAAGATTTACAAACAGGAAAAGTAATTATAACATCACAAAACCACGGATATGTTGTAAGAGAAGAGACTTTACCTGAAAATGTAAAAATAACTCATGTAAATATGAATGACAATACTGTTGAGGGAATGAGAATTGATGATATGAACATTTACAGCATACAGTTCCATCCTGAAGCTTGCCCAGGACCATATGATGCAGCACCAATATTTGATGAATTTATAGATGTTTATATGAAAGCTAAAACTGAATCGGTTTAA
- a CDS encoding argininosuccinate synthase, which yields MKEKVVLAYSGGLDTSIIIPWLKENYNAEIVAVCVDVGQDEDMSEVEVKAIKSGAAKAYIEDCKEEFVSEYIYKGIKAGAIYENKYLLGTSFARPLMAKKLVEVAHKEGAKYICHGCTGKGNDQVRFEVGIAAIDPSIKIIAPWRMWDIKSREDAIDYAKSKGVEVAATKEKIYSRDQNIFHISHEGGELENPENEHNPDDIYMMTTPLDKVKDKASYVEIYFEQGIPKKINDEEMSPVEIISYLNKIGGENGIGVIDLLENRLVGMKSRGVYETPGGTILFNAHKELEYLTLDRDTLQYKQIIAHKYSQLVYDGLWFSTLKESLDAFVDTTQKTVTGSVKLKLYKGNIMIAGMKSPFALYDESISSFGDSDMYDHKDAEGFINLFSLPFKIKSNMKAKSEVGAI from the coding sequence ATGAAGGAAAAAGTTGTTTTAGCATACTCAGGAGGTTTAGATACTTCTATAATAATACCATGGCTGAAGGAAAACTATAATGCAGAGATAGTAGCAGTTTGCGTTGATGTAGGTCAAGATGAGGATATGAGTGAAGTTGAGGTAAAGGCTATAAAATCAGGGGCAGCAAAAGCATATATTGAGGACTGTAAAGAAGAATTTGTATCTGAGTATATATACAAGGGAATAAAGGCTGGAGCTATATATGAAAATAAGTATCTTTTAGGAACGAGCTTTGCAAGACCTCTTATGGCTAAGAAGTTGGTTGAGGTTGCTCATAAAGAGGGTGCTAAGTATATTTGCCATGGCTGTACAGGAAAAGGAAATGACCAAGTAAGATTTGAGGTTGGAATTGCTGCAATTGATCCTAGTATTAAGATAATAGCGCCATGGAGAATGTGGGATATAAAATCAAGAGAAGATGCTATAGATTATGCAAAATCAAAGGGTGTAGAAGTTGCAGCAACAAAAGAAAAAATATACTCAAGAGATCAAAATATATTCCATATAAGTCATGAGGGTGGAGAACTTGAAAATCCAGAGAATGAGCATAACCCTGATGATATATATATGATGACAACTCCTCTTGATAAGGTTAAAGATAAAGCAAGTTATGTTGAAATATACTTTGAACAAGGAATACCTAAGAAGATAAATGATGAAGAAATGTCTCCTGTTGAAATAATATCTTATTTAAATAAAATAGGTGGAGAAAATGGAATAGGAGTTATAGATTTACTAGAAAATAGATTAGTTGGTATGAAATCAAGAGGAGTATATGAAACACCAGGTGGAACAATATTATTTAATGCACACAAAGAACTTGAATATTTAACACTTGATAGAGATACACTACAATACAAGCAGATTATAGCTCATAAATATTCACAGCTTGTATATGATGGACTTTGGTTCTCTACATTAAAAGAAAGCTTAGATGCATTCGTAGATACAACACAAAAGACTGTTACAGGAAGTGTGAAATTAAAGCTTTATAAAGGAAATATTATGATAGCTGGTATGAAATCACCTTTTGCATTATATGATGAGTCAATATCATCATTCGGAGATAGTGATATGTACGATCATAAGGATGCAGAAGGATTTATAAATCTATTCAGCTTACCATTTAAAATAAAGTCAAATATGAAGGCTAAAAGTGAGGTAGGTGCAATCTAG
- the argH gene encoding argininosuccinate lyase, which produces MKLWGGRFKTEESKLMEDFNSSLKFDKVMYFEDIQGSIAHVKMLYKSNILTKDESDTLIKGLNEILQEIEFGKLKIQGDYEDIHSFVEINLVKKVGDVGKKLHTARSRNDQVAVDMRMYTKRNALEIVDSIQHLQDVIKDKADKNNYIMPGYTHLQRAQIVTFKYHLMAYYNMFERDKKRMLNSLSLMNESPLGCCALAGTTYDIDREYTCDLLDFDKPIDNYLDGVSDRDYIIEIISNMSIAMMHLSRLSEEIILFSSKEFEFIKISDAYSTGSSIMPQKKNPDAAELIRGKTGRVYGSLMSILTTMKGLPLAYNKDMQEDKEVFFDSIKTTLSCLNVMSNMIDTVTVNKENMMKAVKHGFLNATEVADYLVNHGMAFRDSHKVVGEIVLYCEEKSIAIEDMSIDEFKKFSDLFDESIYEFIDYDNILKKGIKKEIAE; this is translated from the coding sequence ATGAAGCTTTGGGGTGGCCGTTTTAAAACCGAAGAGAGTAAACTAATGGAAGATTTCAATTCTTCATTAAAATTCGATAAAGTAATGTATTTTGAAGATATACAGGGAAGTATAGCACATGTTAAGATGCTTTATAAATCTAATATATTGACAAAAGATGAATCAGATACATTGATTAAAGGATTGAATGAAATATTACAAGAAATTGAATTTGGAAAACTAAAGATACAAGGAGATTATGAGGATATACACAGTTTTGTAGAGATAAATCTTGTAAAAAAAGTAGGAGATGTAGGAAAAAAGCTCCATACAGCTAGAAGTAGAAATGATCAAGTTGCTGTAGATATGAGAATGTATACAAAAAGAAATGCTTTAGAAATAGTAGATAGTATACAACATCTTCAAGATGTTATAAAAGATAAGGCGGATAAAAACAATTATATAATGCCGGGATATACTCATCTTCAGAGAGCTCAAATAGTAACATTTAAATATCACTTAATGGCATATTATAATATGTTTGAAAGAGATAAAAAAAGAATGTTAAACTCTTTAAGCTTAATGAATGAGAGTCCACTTGGATGTTGTGCACTTGCTGGAACAACTTATGATATAGATAGAGAATATACATGCGATTTACTTGACTTTGATAAACCTATTGATAATTATTTGGATGGGGTAAGTGATAGGGATTATATAATAGAGATTATATCTAATATGAGTATAGCAATGATGCACCTTAGTAGACTTAGTGAAGAAATAATACTATTTAGCTCTAAGGAATTTGAATTTATCAAAATAAGTGATGCGTATTCAACTGGAAGCAGTATAATGCCTCAAAAGAAAAATCCAGATGCAGCAGAACTTATAAGAGGAAAAACTGGTAGAGTATATGGAAGCTTAATGTCTATACTTACAACTATGAAGGGCTTACCACTTGCATACAATAAGGATATGCAGGAAGATAAGGAAGTGTTTTTTGATTCGATAAAAACAACTCTTAGTTGCTTGAATGTTATGTCTAATATGATAGATACTGTTACAGTCAATAAAGAAAATATGATGAAAGCTGTAAAACATGGATTTTTAAATGCAACAGAAGTTGCTGATTATCTAGTAAATCATGGCATGGCTTTTAGAGATTCTCATAAAGTAGTTGGAGAAATAGTTTTATATTGCGAAGAAAAATCAATAGCTATAGAGGATATGAGTATTGATGAATTTAAGAAGTTTAGTGACTTGTTTGATGAATCTATATATGAATTTATAGACTATGATAATATACTTAAAAAAGGAATTAAAAAGGAAATTGCAGAATAG
- a CDS encoding dihydroorotate dehydrogenase → MSNLGFNIAGVEFKNPVMTASGTFGSVGKEFEQFIDLSSLGAIVVKGISLDPWDGNNSPRIAETYGGMINSVGLQNDGVDNFIKNDMKFLQKHDTNIIVNIAGKTVDEYKEVARRLNDTDIDMIELNISCPNVKEGGVAFGTNALMAESITKEVKSVTNKPLIVKLSPNVTDITEIARAVENGGADCISMINTLIGMKIDIHRRKPVLFNKIGGLSGPAIKPVAIRMVHQVSKTVKIPIIGMGGIMNGEDAIEFIMAGATGVAVGTANLINPTATMDVLDGIKKYMNDYNITDLSSIRGIID, encoded by the coding sequence ATGAGTAATCTAGGATTTAATATAGCTGGTGTAGAATTTAAAAATCCAGTTATGACAGCATCAGGAACTTTTGGTTCGGTTGGAAAAGAATTTGAACAATTCATAGATTTAAGTTCACTTGGAGCAATTGTTGTAAAGGGCATTAGTTTAGATCCTTGGGATGGGAACAACTCACCTCGTATAGCTGAGACTTATGGAGGAATGATAAACAGTGTAGGTCTTCAAAATGATGGGGTAGATAATTTTATAAAAAATGATATGAAATTTCTACAAAAACATGATACTAATATTATAGTTAATATTGCAGGTAAGACTGTTGATGAATATAAGGAAGTAGCTAGAAGATTAAATGATACAGATATAGATATGATAGAGCTCAATATAAGCTGTCCTAATGTTAAAGAGGGTGGGGTAGCATTTGGAACTAATGCTTTAATGGCAGAGAGCATAACTAAAGAGGTCAAAAGTGTAACAAACAAGCCTTTAATAGTTAAACTATCTCCTAATGTAACTGATATAACTGAGATTGCAAGAGCAGTTGAAAATGGTGGAGCTGATTGTATATCCATGATAAACACTTTAATAGGCATGAAGATAGATATACACAGAAGAAAGCCAGTTCTTTTTAATAAAATAGGTGGACTGTCAGGTCCTGCTATAAAGCCTGTCGCAATTAGAATGGTTCATCAAGTTTCTAAAACTGTTAAAATTCCTATAATAGGAATGGGTGGAATAATGAATGGCGAGGATGCTATAGAGTTTATAATGGCAGGAGCTACAGGAGTTGCAGTAGGTACTGCAAATCTTATAAATCCAACAGCTACAATGGATGTTTTAGACGGAATTAAGAAGTATATGAACGACTATAATATAACTGATTTATCGAGTATAAGAGGAATAATAGACTAA
- the pyrE gene encoding orotate phosphoribosyltransferase: protein MKKYKQEFIEFMVECNVLTFGDFVTKSGRKTPFFVNTGNYQTGEQLSKLGDFYAQAIKENFDEDIDVLFGPAYKGIPLCVTTSISLSSKYDMNVRYCSNRKEIKDHGDKGILLGTKLKDKDKILIIEDVTTAGTSIRETMPILKNDKDVDVVGLIISVNRMERGTGEKSALEDIKDTYNMNTCAIVDMNEVVEYLHNKEINGQVIIDDDMKTRIEDYYKIYGVK, encoded by the coding sequence ATGAAAAAGTATAAACAAGAATTTATAGAGTTTATGGTTGAGTGTAATGTTTTGACTTTTGGAGATTTTGTTACTAAAAGTGGAAGAAAGACGCCTTTTTTCGTGAATACTGGAAATTATCAAACTGGAGAACAGCTTAGTAAATTAGGTGACTTTTATGCACAAGCTATAAAAGAAAACTTTGATGAGGATATAGATGTATTATTTGGACCAGCATATAAGGGAATACCTCTTTGTGTTACAACTTCAATATCATTAAGTTCAAAATACGATATGAATGTTAGATATTGCTCAAATAGAAAAGAGATAAAAGACCATGGCGATAAAGGAATTCTTCTTGGAACAAAGTTAAAAGACAAGGATAAGATTCTGATAATAGAAGATGTTACAACTGCTGGAACAAGTATAAGAGAGACTATGCCAATCCTTAAAAATGATAAGGATGTAGATGTTGTAGGACTTATTATATCTGTTAATAGAATGGAAAGAGGAACAGGTGAAAAATCAGCGCTTGAAGATATAAAGGATACTTACAATATGAATACGTGTGCAATAGTTGACATGAATGAAGTTGTAGAATATCTGCATAATAAAGAAATTAATGGGCAAGTTATTATAGACGATGATATGAAGACAAGAATTGAAGATTATTATAAGATCTATGGAGTTAAATAA
- a CDS encoding alanine/glycine:cation symporter family protein, whose translation METFSNFVTTLGNFAWGPFMIVMLVGTSLFLSIGTKFLQFRKMPLAFKLLLSNRESNEEGDMSPFAALMTSLAATIGTGNIAGVATAIVAGGPGAIFWMWVVALVGGASKYVEAVLAVEFREINEKGERSGGPMYYIRNGMGKKWAWLGWLYAFFGVMACFGPGNLVQANAVASVMNTSFGVPHLITGIVVAIATAIVLIGGVKSIGKVSDKVVPLMAGVYIVGALAILVLHVDKIPAAFGMIFSNAFTGHAVQGGLLGTVIRFGVARGVFSNEAGLGTAAIAHGAAATKDPVKQGIIGSLGSFIDTLMVCSMTALVILVSPAINIGQDGILQLLASDGAMYPVTMKAELASQGINLISGAALTSKAFNMGLPGPGDLIIVVGLIFFSYSTILGWYYYGSKCLEYIAGVKAVEVYKWLWIGMCVVGAVVKLDIVWGLSDAFNGLMILPNLIGMLALSPLVFKMTKDYESNESTESNKLKRNV comes from the coding sequence ATGGAAACATTTTCAAATTTCGTTACTACCCTAGGTAATTTTGCATGGGGACCTTTTATGATTGTTATGCTTGTTGGAACAAGTTTATTTCTAAGTATTGGAACAAAATTCTTACAATTTAGAAAAATGCCCTTAGCTTTTAAACTACTATTATCTAATCGTGAATCTAATGAAGAGGGGGATATGTCGCCATTTGCAGCTCTTATGACATCACTTGCTGCAACTATTGGTACTGGAAATATTGCTGGAGTTGCAACAGCAATTGTTGCTGGTGGACCTGGTGCAATTTTTTGGATGTGGGTTGTGGCATTAGTAGGTGGTGCAAGTAAATATGTTGAAGCGGTTCTAGCTGTTGAATTTAGAGAAATAAATGAAAAAGGAGAGAGATCTGGTGGCCCAATGTACTATATCAGAAATGGTATGGGGAAAAAATGGGCATGGTTAGGTTGGCTATATGCATTCTTTGGTGTTATGGCATGCTTTGGTCCTGGAAACTTAGTTCAAGCAAATGCGGTTGCTAGTGTTATGAATACCTCTTTTGGTGTTCCTCATTTAATAACTGGTATTGTTGTTGCTATTGCAACTGCTATTGTTCTAATAGGTGGGGTAAAATCTATCGGTAAAGTTTCAGATAAAGTTGTTCCACTTATGGCAGGAGTTTATATTGTTGGAGCACTAGCAATTCTTGTTTTACATGTAGATAAAATTCCTGCAGCTTTCGGTATGATATTTTCTAATGCATTTACTGGTCATGCAGTACAAGGTGGTCTTTTAGGAACAGTTATTCGTTTTGGTGTAGCTCGTGGAGTATTTTCAAATGAAGCAGGACTTGGTACTGCGGCTATTGCCCATGGTGCTGCTGCTACAAAAGATCCTGTGAAGCAAGGTATTATAGGTTCTTTAGGGTCTTTTATTGATACATTAATGGTTTGTTCTATGACGGCTCTTGTAATATTAGTTTCTCCTGCAATAAATATTGGACAAGATGGTATCTTACAACTTTTGGCTTCAGATGGTGCGATGTATCCTGTTACTATGAAGGCAGAACTTGCATCTCAAGGTATTAATCTAATTAGTGGTGCTGCTCTTACTTCTAAGGCATTTAATATGGGACTACCTGGACCTGGAGATCTTATCATTGTTGTTGGTCTTATATTCTTCTCTTATTCAACAATCCTTGGATGGTACTACTATGGTTCAAAATGTCTTGAGTATATTGCAGGAGTGAAAGCTGTTGAAGTATACAAGTGGCTTTGGATTGGAATGTGTGTTGTTGGTGCTGTAGTAAAGCTTGATATTGTATGGGGTTTATCTGATGCATTTAATGGATTGATGATACTTCCTAACCTTATAGGTATGCTAGCTCTTAGCCCATTGGTATTTAAGATGACAAAAGACTATGAATCAAATGAATCAACTGAATCAAATAAATTAAAAAGAAATGTGTAG